The sequence below is a genomic window from Desulfobaccales bacterium.
TTTATCCAGCTTAAGGTTCATCTTACTGATAATCCTTTGCTTTTTAACCGGAAAGCGGAAACCGCAAACCGGAAACGGTATTGCCGGATCGGTCTCACGGTAATGGCAATGATATTGCTGGGAGTTTTAGCGCCGGCGGGGAGCCGACCCGGGGCCGCAGCCAAGGGCGCGCCCGTGCTGGCGGCGCCGCAGACCGTGCATGATTTCGGCGAAATCACCGAAGATCAACCGCTGACCCACGCCTTCCTGGTGCAGAATACCGGCAACGCGCCTCTGCAGATTCTGGATATCGATCCGGACTGCAAGTGCACCGCGGCCCATTTTGATAAAAAGATCCCCCCCGGCGGCCAGGGAAAGATCACCCTGACCATCGAGCCGTATTCGGTGATGCGCCAGTTCAAAAAAAATACCCGGGTGGTCACCAATGATCCGGAGCGCCCGGAGATAACCCTGACCCTCCAGGGGGTGGCCAAGCCCATCATTGAAATCAAACCCACCCATATCGTGCGCCTTCAAGGGACCCCCCAAGACCACCCTAAGTTTCAGGTGCGCTTCACCTCCAATCTCCTGACGCCCTGGGAGATCACCGAATACCGCACCAATATGGCCATGAGCGACGTGGAAATCGAGGTCAAACCGGAGCAGCCGGGGAAGGTCTATGTGGTGGAGGTCCGCAATAAGCGCCGGGAGCCGGGAAAATATACGGGAGTCATCGAGCTGATGACCACTTCGGCCAAGAGGCCCCGTTTGATGTTGCGGGTGTTTGGGGATATTCGGTAGCAGTGAGCAGTAAGCGGTGAGCAGTGAGCAGTGAGCAGTGAGCGGTTCAAGATTCAAGGTTCAAAGTTGATGGCCTGGTAAAAAGTCAGGCGGCCATTTTTAATTCGACTGGGCCGTGGTAGGCATGCGGGATCAAAAAACCGAAGATCACGGTTCCCAGCGAGATAATTTGCTCTTTGACACGAGAAAATAGCCCAGATAAGCGCCCTGGGGACCCCGAGACGGGGTTGCCGGCCCGGCTTCTGGCCCGGCGCACCGCGGTGGCCCGGAAGAGGTTCACGCCCACGGCCTTTAAGGTGACGCAGACGCGTACGGCCTTAAGCCCCCGGACCCGCAGGCGCTTGACCCCGGTGCGCCGGTCATATTCGGACATCGCGCCCTCGATGCCGGCCCGCCAACGGTAGCGGCAACGAAACTCGGCGCTCTGCTGGTAGGCCCGCCGCGCCGCTACACGCCCCGCCTTCTCAGCGTAGCGTAGATAATGGTATTTCTTCCCCGGCTGGACCGGGCAGTGGGGACCTTGGGGACAGGCGGCGCACCGTGCGGACGAAAACGCGACCCGGTAACGGTGCTTGCGGTATTTGTCGAACAGCGGCGTCTCGCACTGCGGGCAGGCCAGGACCCGGCCTCCGGGCGACATCTGAAAGTCCGCCAGCGACAGGCCCGCGGCTGGGGGCAGCCCCGGCAGGGGTGCCACCACCTCCACCTCCAGGGCCGCGGCTTGCCGGCAATTGTCGTCGCTGCCATAGGCGGTGTCCGCCAGGACCTCCTGGGGACCCAGCTTCCGGGCCTGGGTATCGGTAAGGGCCGGCAGCAAGGCCCGGCTGTCACTCTCGAAGGCCGGAGCCACCGCCACGTGGGTAATCAGATTGAGGGTTTGGGCCTTGACCTTCGGGTTTTCCGAGTCACAGTAAGTCTCCATCACCTGGGCCTGGTAGCCTTGCCCCTTGTGGCCGCTGTAACCGGCCTCCGGGTCCGAAGGATTTTGCAACGACTGGCAGGATACCTCCCGGGGCGACTTGACGGTGACCTCGGACGGGGCGTCCACCCCGGCGGCCTTCACCTCACAATGGTCGTCTAAGGCTCGCTGCAGCAGGCGATAGCTTGGCATGTCGCTGACTTGGGGATGCGCCGCGAATCCCTGCACCAGGTCAAAGCCCTCCTGAGCTACGGCAGCCAGGGTCCGGGCCGCGGCCGACGGCTTCACCTGGGAAAAGCAGGCCAGCGCTTTCTTGGTTTCATAGCGGGCCACCAATTCCGGCTCCAGGCCGGCATAGAGGTCGGGGTGTCGCCGTTTGAGGTTGACCAGGAGGCGGTTGATACATCTAGTCAAGATTCCCAGGCGGCCCAGCTTGCGCATGTTCGACCGGAGGTGCACCGAATCCAGGCGCTGCTTGGTGGTATCCACCGCAAAGACCTGAGCCAGCTTATGGGTGACCTGCTGAAACAAAACCGTATCCAACTCCTGGTCCGTGACCTTTTTGCGCATGCTCCACAAGGTCTTGGGACACATATACTTGGCGGCGTCGCTCTCCGAGGGAATATCCAGGGCGTAGTGCCATTGCTGGTTGAAGGCCAGTTGGTTGACCGTCTCCAGGTCCGTCAGATCGTGCATCTGCTGGAGCACCAGGACCCCCAGGACGGTGTGCAACTCCTTGGCGGGACGGCCAAAATCCGCCCGGAAGTGGAGGGCCAGTTGCTCCACCGGCAACTCCGAGAGGATTTCCCGGCGGAATAAGCCGGCCCAGGAGTTCTCCAATAACTGGCGGCGTTTGGGACCTAAATCCCCCCACGGGTCGATTAAGGGAGCTTGTCGGGAATGGCGCGGACGAATCATCTCTTTCCGATTAACCTATTGAATTTTCACTGAATTATGCCATAAAAAGCGGAGCCCGACAAGATAAAATTACCATAATCTTAAATTATTTTAGATAATTGACCAAAAAAGACTTTTTACGAATCCATCAACCTTGAACTTTGAACTTTTCAGGACAAGTAATATACCCGACTGCAGGCAAAAGATGACCGTCCCCCCTACCCTTCCCACCGTGGCCCCGGACTGGTGGCGCACCCTGTTCGACGACCTCTATCTCCGCACCGACGCCCGCAGCGTCCTGGATGAAGATTTGACCCGGCGGGAGGTGGACGGCCTCCTGGAAGTCCTGGACCTGCGGCCCGGCGCGGCTATTTTGGACCTGTGCGGCGGCCACGGGCGCCACGCCCTGGAGTTGGCCCGGCGGGGCTATGGGCCGGCCTTCGTTCTGGATTTTTCCCTCACCCTGGTATCCCTGGGACAGGCACTGGCCCGGGAACAGGGTCTGCCCGTGGCCTTTATCCGGGCCGACGCCCGCTGCAGCCCCCTGGCGTCCCAATCCTTCCGGGTGGTCCTATGCCTGGCCAACTCCTTCGGCTACGGCCCCACCCGGGGAGATGACCTGCAAATCCTGCAAGAGGCCCGGCGGCTGCTGCAATCCGGGGGACGGTTCTTTATAGAGGTGGCTGACCCGGATTACGTGCGGGAACACCTGCCGCCCCAATCCTGGCACGAGGCCGGGGAACTGGTGGTCTGCCGGCGGCGCTGGCTGACGGAGGAATACCTGGTGTGCCGGGAAATGGTGCTGTCTTGCAACCGGGGGCTGGTGCGGGATCAAGCCTATAAGGTGAGATTGTATAGCGCCGACGATTTACGTCAATGCCTGGAAGATGCGGGGTTTTCCCAGATTACGGTAGCCGGAGCGCCGGACTTTTACGCCCGCCCCGGGGACTACGGCGCCCTCAACCGCCGCCTGGCCGCGACGGCGTGGAAGTAAGGCGCGCACGGAGGCCCGCCGCCTCCTTTAGTCCTTCTTGTGCTTTGCAGTCGTTCATATTCCTGCGGAACACCCGAAACTATGGATTCAAGTTTCGCACCCCAATAAACCTTGGATATCGGCAATAGTCACGGCCTTTCGGCATTTCCAGGGCGAAACCCGATCATGTAAACCAGGCGCCCTCGCCTGCTCAAGCACAGGCTGGAAAGCCTGTGCCGCCAAAGAACAGCCGAGGGCGGCTGTTCCACATTTTTCCTTTTTTGGGTAGAAACGTTACACCGAAAAATTCGAAACTTGAAACTTGAAACTCGAAACTTTTCAGGACAGTCGTTCATGAGCCTGTGCCCCACCCGTAAATTATGAAAAGTTCCTGATGGGCATACTCCTAACTTTGAACTTTGAACCTTGAACTTTGAACTTTTCGGAACAGAGGTCTTCATTCATCCTAAATCTTCGGGGTAAACTGGGAAAAATCGTAAATCCCCAGTTCCTTTTCCAGCGCCGCCACTTCCTCCACCAGCTTTTCAAAGCCGTCGGCGCCGAACCTGGCGGCGTCGGCGTCCCGGAATTTTTTGCCCAGGACCGCGAATTCTTTGGGGGCCATGACCGTGCGCACTAAGGGGAACAGGACGGTATCCTCCTGCGCGGCATGGGGGCGGTAGAGCCGGGTGAACAGGCGCAGGTAGGCCGCGGCCTGGATCCGGTGCACCAGCTTGCGCATGGCCGGAGGATTGGCCTGGGCCTTGAGGAAATCCATGACCTGGCCCCCCGCGACATGCTGCTCCTTGAGAATCTTCACCAGGGCTACATGCTTTCCGGCCTGTTCAAACCGGGGAAACAAGTGTTCTTCCTCCAGC
It includes:
- a CDS encoding DUF1573 domain-containing protein → FIQLKVHLTDNPLLFNRKAETANRKRYCRIGLTVMAMILLGVLAPAGSRPGAAAKGAPVLAAPQTVHDFGEITEDQPLTHAFLVQNTGNAPLQILDIDPDCKCTAAHFDKKIPPGGQGKITLTIEPYSVMRQFKKNTRVVTNDPERPEITLTLQGVAKPIIEIKPTHIVRLQGTPQDHPKFQVRFTSNLLTPWEITEYRTNMAMSDVEIEVKPEQPGKVYVVEVRNKRREPGKYTGVIELMTTSAKRPRLMLRVFGDIR
- a CDS encoding transposase, producing MIRPRHSRQAPLIDPWGDLGPKRRQLLENSWAGLFRREILSELPVEQLALHFRADFGRPAKELHTVLGVLVLQQMHDLTDLETVNQLAFNQQWHYALDIPSESDAAKYMCPKTLWSMRKKVTDQELDTVLFQQVTHKLAQVFAVDTTKQRLDSVHLRSNMRKLGRLGILTRCINRLLVNLKRRHPDLYAGLEPELVARYETKKALACFSQVKPSAAARTLAAVAQEGFDLVQGFAAHPQVSDMPSYRLLQRALDDHCEVKAAGVDAPSEVTVKSPREVSCQSLQNPSDPEAGYSGHKGQGYQAQVMETYCDSENPKVKAQTLNLITHVAVAPAFESDSRALLPALTDTQARKLGPQEVLADTAYGSDDNCRQAAALEVEVVAPLPGLPPAAGLSLADFQMSPGGRVLACPQCETPLFDKYRKHRYRVAFSSARCAACPQGPHCPVQPGKKYHYLRYAEKAGRVAARRAYQQSAEFRCRYRWRAGIEGAMSEYDRRTGVKRLRVRGLKAVRVCVTLKAVGVNLFRATAVRRARSRAGNPVSGSPGRLSGLFSRVKEQIISLGTVIFGFLIPHAYHGPVELKMAA
- a CDS encoding class I SAM-dependent methyltransferase, encoding MTVPPTLPTVAPDWWRTLFDDLYLRTDARSVLDEDLTRREVDGLLEVLDLRPGAAILDLCGGHGRHALELARRGYGPAFVLDFSLTLVSLGQALAREQGLPVAFIRADARCSPLASQSFRVVLCLANSFGYGPTRGDDLQILQEARRLLQSGGRFFIEVADPDYVREHLPPQSWHEAGELVVCRRRWLTEEYLVCREMVLSCNRGLVRDQAYKVRLYSADDLRQCLEDAGFSQITVAGAPDFYARPGDYGALNRRLAATAWK
- a CDS encoding hemerythrin domain-containing protein is translated as MKNQTEPIISRRNFLVQGGTLLGAVALLGSTTLSGCGGKEDRADVTATEALQRDHGVLQRALLVLDEMGTRLKSDRDFPLPVLTGSLDLIRRFVLEYHEKLEEEHLFPRFEQAGKHVALVKILKEQHVAGGQVMDFLKAQANPPAMRKLVHRIQAAAYLRLFTRLYRPHAAQEDTVLFPLVRTVMAPKEFAVLGKKFRDADAARFGADGFEKLVEEVAALEKELGIYDFSQFTPKI